In Halobacteriovorax marinus SJ, the following proteins share a genomic window:
- a CDS encoding Ppx/GppA phosphatase family protein yields the protein MSIKSKHIYLILSFVILGLSSSCSSVVKKESCLVKRAAFDIGSGSTKMTLAKVNKCENKIVEVFFEDQSAVAYKQSLYDNGNKFSDKVIREGISELKELKETAVELGVTEFSALATQAFREASNGADTLEKISKQSGINIRVINQELEAKFGYLGAKIKHPFTDDEDILIWDIGGGSMQMTFVEDGKYFHYLGNLASVSFKETVLKSLFKNKKRTSPNPLGKLNAKKATALAKFFAKANVPSNVKEYLKKARVFGIGGVHYHSLRNQALKKGHIYNQTQLRVALNKRARLSDRSIGGKYASTDVTNIALVLGYMSALQIRKVETLNVNMSHGLFLDNESW from the coding sequence TTGTCTATAAAAAGTAAACATATCTATTTAATCCTCTCATTCGTTATTTTAGGACTTAGCTCAAGTTGTAGCTCGGTTGTTAAGAAGGAGAGCTGTCTCGTCAAGAGGGCCGCATTTGATATCGGCTCTGGCTCAACAAAAATGACACTGGCTAAAGTTAATAAATGTGAGAATAAAATAGTAGAAGTTTTCTTTGAAGACCAATCAGCCGTGGCCTATAAGCAATCGCTCTACGATAACGGAAATAAATTTAGTGATAAAGTTATCAGAGAAGGTATCTCAGAACTCAAAGAGCTAAAAGAGACTGCTGTCGAATTAGGTGTCACAGAGTTTAGTGCTCTCGCGACACAGGCTTTTAGAGAGGCCAGCAATGGTGCAGATACTTTAGAGAAAATCTCTAAGCAATCTGGAATAAATATTAGAGTGATCAATCAAGAGCTAGAAGCTAAGTTTGGTTACCTAGGTGCAAAGATTAAACACCCATTTACGGACGATGAAGATATTCTCATTTGGGATATTGGAGGCGGAAGTATGCAGATGACTTTTGTAGAAGATGGAAAGTACTTTCACTACTTGGGAAATCTTGCCAGCGTCTCTTTTAAGGAAACTGTTCTTAAGTCTCTCTTTAAAAATAAGAAGAGAACTTCTCCAAATCCTCTTGGGAAACTCAATGCAAAGAAGGCCACTGCTCTAGCAAAATTCTTCGCTAAGGCCAATGTTCCTTCCAATGTAAAAGAGTACTTAAAGAAAGCGAGAGTCTTTGGTATTGGAGGCGTCCACTATCACTCTTTAAGAAACCAGGCCCTAAAAAAGGGTCATATCTATAATCAAACTCAACTAAGAGTAGCACTCAATAAGAGAGCAAGACTAAGTGATAGATCTATTGGAGGGAAGTATGCTTCAACTGACGTTACCAATATTGCTCTTGTTCTAGGATATATGAGTGCACTACAAATTAGAAAAGTAGAGACATTGAATGTGAATATGTCCCATGGACTATTCCTAGATAATGAATCATGGTAA
- a CDS encoding DNA cytosine methyltransferase gives MTKNVLNFIDIFAGAGGLSCGLELAGMKCVLGIDANKHAMETFARNHKHAQTYCGDITKLTKKELLKKLDGNHVHVVVGGPPCQGFSTVGLGNPDDMRNTLFLEFCRIVKTTMPYFVVIENVTGLLAKKNEKTLQNIFKKFRSLGYEMDVQVMSSQNYGVPEKRRRTILIGSRVNCDIVFPKHTHDTVMAKTFRPPMTVGDALENLETKKGKLYNHDLEQAMIKSKIDLKRLKRIPEGKGIRYQADEKKYLTPSLKLGVDWENLRENRFRQTKYQRLDRSLPSPTIMTHRHSYYHPVEHRYLTQREAAALQSFPNDFEFMGPLSAQWRQIGNAVPPLMAKAIGKSLKSMYKSYLQNQDTKTSQKSNHRDKIRNVREKAFVYKK, from the coding sequence ATGACAAAGAATGTTTTAAACTTTATCGATATCTTTGCTGGTGCAGGAGGACTTTCTTGTGGCCTCGAGCTAGCAGGAATGAAGTGTGTTCTAGGCATTGACGCCAACAAACACGCTATGGAAACCTTCGCCCGCAATCACAAGCATGCACAAACCTACTGCGGCGACATTACAAAGCTAACAAAGAAAGAATTACTTAAGAAGCTTGATGGCAACCATGTTCACGTTGTTGTTGGAGGGCCTCCGTGCCAAGGTTTCTCCACTGTTGGACTGGGTAACCCAGACGATATGAGAAATACTCTCTTTCTTGAGTTTTGTCGCATTGTTAAGACGACTATGCCCTACTTTGTTGTAATAGAGAATGTTACTGGGCTACTCGCAAAGAAGAACGAGAAGACACTACAAAATATTTTTAAGAAATTTAGATCTCTTGGTTATGAGATGGACGTACAAGTTATGTCTTCACAAAACTACGGCGTTCCTGAAAAGAGAAGACGAACAATCCTCATTGGTTCAAGAGTCAATTGTGATATCGTCTTTCCAAAGCATACTCACGATACTGTTATGGCCAAGACATTTAGACCTCCAATGACAGTTGGTGATGCCCTTGAAAATCTTGAGACAAAGAAAGGTAAGCTCTACAACCACGACCTAGAGCAAGCGATGATTAAATCTAAAATAGATCTAAAGAGATTAAAGAGAATTCCTGAAGGCAAAGGTATTCGCTATCAAGCAGATGAAAAGAAGTACCTTACTCCATCTCTAAAGCTTGGTGTTGATTGGGAGAATCTCAGAGAGAATCGCTTTAGACAAACAAAGTATCAAAGGTTGGACAGATCACTTCCAAGTCCAACCATTATGACACATAGACATAGCTACTATCACCCTGTAGAGCATAGATATTTGACTCAAAGAGAAGCTGCCGCTCTTCAAAGTTTTCCAAATGACTTTGAATTTATGGGGCCACTCTCTGCGCAGTGGAGACAGATTGGCAATGCAGTTCCTCCGCTTATGGCCAAGGCCATCGGAAAGTCTTTAAAGAGTATGTATAAGTCATACTTACAAAATCAAGACACTAAGACATCTCAAAAGAGCAATCATAGAGATAAAATCAGAAACGTAAGGGAGAAGGCTTTTGTCTATAAAAAGTAA
- a CDS encoding ABC transporter ATP-binding protein, with protein MSNQFLERDEQDDGNLRKNALSDLRSFKFLVRQGQARKGKFIFALILMLISSLVAIYSSRAMGYLVEDGLLPKDFDRSYLWAGVIILCEVMALALQWFGRRILVINSSETILDIRRKLFAHIQKLPLGFYDKQPQGRVITRMTHDVEGVEEFFTSTIGRFVNAGFMAIISGTAMCITNLRLGLILVASMLPAVLLVYLTKNKVRVVNRRMSKLSSALNSKLNEYLSGIDVIRSYGLENWSHQNFDATVNDHRQAQLNANFLYSWTRPLTAFFCTLPLIGLVFFGGQAVIAGTMSVGIFVAFIRYCEKFFSPIMMLAREIHVIQQAFTSSERVHSFFGHENEDRILGEDGALNDSVIQGKIEFKNTWMAYDNDNWVLKDINFSISEGEKIGLVGSTGCGKTTTVSLLARLYDFQKGDILIDNLSIREYERKFLRSSIGFVSQDPIIFNASLRENLLAGKESSDEQILYCCKKTGFYQVMLEGALDLDSEILDGGENLSIGEKQLLSLTRVLLGDPRILILDEATANIDPNYEKIIHSAIEAIMENKTCLIIAHRLDTVMSCDRLLVFEKGRLVESGTPRELLQSDGHFAKLQKASEL; from the coding sequence ATGAGTAATCAATTCTTAGAAAGAGATGAACAAGATGATGGGAATCTAAGAAAGAACGCTCTTAGCGATCTTCGATCATTTAAATTTCTTGTAAGACAGGGGCAAGCGAGAAAGGGGAAGTTTATCTTCGCTCTTATTTTGATGCTCATAAGTTCACTAGTGGCCATCTACTCGTCTCGTGCAATGGGATACCTCGTAGAAGATGGACTTCTTCCAAAGGACTTTGACCGCTCTTATTTGTGGGCCGGAGTTATCATTCTATGCGAAGTCATGGCCCTTGCTCTTCAATGGTTTGGTAGAAGAATACTTGTTATCAACTCATCTGAAACAATTTTAGATATTAGAAGAAAGCTCTTTGCCCATATTCAAAAACTACCACTAGGCTTCTATGACAAACAACCACAAGGTAGAGTGATTACTAGAATGACTCACGATGTGGAAGGAGTAGAGGAGTTCTTTACTTCAACTATTGGGAGATTTGTAAATGCCGGCTTTATGGCCATCATCTCTGGTACGGCCATGTGTATAACTAATTTAAGATTAGGTCTCATTTTAGTTGCCTCAATGTTGCCTGCAGTTCTTCTTGTTTATTTAACTAAGAATAAAGTTCGCGTAGTAAATAGAAGAATGTCAAAACTATCAAGTGCTCTCAACTCAAAGCTCAACGAGTACTTAAGTGGAATTGATGTTATTAGGTCATATGGTTTAGAGAATTGGTCACATCAAAATTTCGATGCGACTGTTAACGACCATAGACAGGCCCAATTGAATGCAAACTTTCTCTACTCATGGACTAGGCCTCTCACAGCTTTCTTTTGTACGCTCCCTTTAATTGGACTCGTCTTCTTCGGTGGACAGGCAGTGATTGCGGGAACTATGAGTGTGGGAATCTTTGTGGCCTTTATTCGTTACTGTGAGAAATTCTTCTCTCCTATTATGATGCTCGCTAGAGAGATTCACGTCATTCAACAGGCCTTTACTAGTAGTGAGAGAGTTCATAGCTTCTTTGGGCATGAGAATGAAGACCGTATTCTTGGTGAGGACGGTGCTCTTAACGATTCTGTTATTCAAGGGAAAATTGAATTTAAAAATACTTGGATGGCCTATGACAATGATAATTGGGTACTAAAAGATATAAATTTCTCTATTAGCGAAGGGGAGAAAATTGGACTCGTTGGCTCAACTGGATGTGGGAAAACCACAACAGTTAGTCTTCTTGCTCGCCTTTACGATTTTCAAAAAGGAGATATCCTGATCGATAATCTCTCAATTAGAGAGTATGAGAGAAAATTTCTTAGATCTTCAATTGGCTTCGTTTCTCAAGATCCTATCATTTTCAACGCTTCTCTAAGAGAGAATCTCTTGGCCGGTAAAGAGTCTAGCGATGAGCAAATTCTTTATTGTTGTAAGAAAACGGGATTCTATCAAGTTATGCTTGAGGGGGCACTGGACTTAGACTCTGAAATTTTAGATGGTGGTGAAAACTTAAGTATTGGTGAAAAGCAGTTACTTAGTTTAACTAGGGTTCTGCTAGGAGATCCAAGAATTCTCATTTTAGATGAGGCGACTGCCAATATTGATCCTAATTACGAAAAGATTATTCACAGTGCTATTGAGGCCATAATGGAAAATAAGACATGTCTCATTATTGCCCATAGATTAGATACAGTGATGAGTTGTGATCGCTTACTTGTCTTTGAAAAGGGGCGACTTGTGGAGAGTGGCACACCTCGTGAGCTTCTTCAAAGTGATGGGCACTTCGCTAAATTACAAAAGGCCAGTGAACTCTAG
- a CDS encoding lipoate--protein ligase produces MTKIRVLLSDTFDPWFNLATEDWIFRDMDPETHVLFLWRNDNTVVIGRYQNPWTECNTEKMEADGIKLARRQSGGGAVFHDLGNTNFTFLSSKKNYDKSVNNSIISNALKKFDVKAFASGRNDILVKSDDGDKKVSGSAFKETKDRAFHHGTLLIDADLSKLGNYLNPSKKKLESKGIKSVRARVTNLVNCNASINHDSLCSAIIEEFKKHYQAECEVEILDHQFLKTVTHLDNYYQKLKDWDWRFGETPKFNHFLEERFAWGGIEAHIDSHKGLITDCKIFSDSLHPEMIEYITRDLIGKKYSPEGIEEAFSQTKKELPMIATELDEFSCWLAKEVH; encoded by the coding sequence ATGACAAAAATTAGAGTTTTATTATCTGACACTTTTGATCCGTGGTTCAATCTTGCTACTGAGGATTGGATATTTAGAGATATGGACCCTGAGACGCATGTTCTCTTTCTATGGCGTAATGACAATACTGTCGTTATAGGTCGCTATCAAAACCCTTGGACAGAGTGTAATACTGAGAAGATGGAAGCAGATGGAATTAAGCTGGCCCGCAGACAAAGTGGTGGCGGCGCTGTCTTTCACGATTTAGGAAATACAAACTTCACCTTCTTAAGTTCTAAGAAGAACTATGATAAGAGCGTTAATAATTCTATTATTTCTAATGCCCTTAAAAAGTTTGATGTTAAGGCCTTTGCCTCAGGAAGAAATGATATTCTCGTAAAGTCTGATGATGGAGATAAGAAAGTATCGGGCTCGGCCTTTAAAGAAACTAAAGACAGGGCTTTTCATCATGGCACTCTTCTCATTGACGCTGACTTAAGTAAGCTAGGAAATTATCTCAATCCTTCTAAGAAGAAACTTGAGAGCAAGGGGATTAAGTCTGTTCGCGCTCGAGTTACAAATCTAGTAAATTGTAATGCAAGTATTAATCACGATTCTCTTTGTAGTGCGATAATTGAAGAATTTAAAAAGCACTATCAAGCAGAGTGCGAGGTAGAGATTCTTGATCACCAATTTCTAAAAACTGTGACTCACTTAGATAACTACTATCAAAAGTTAAAAGATTGGGACTGGAGATTTGGAGAAACACCAAAGTTTAACCACTTCCTTGAAGAGAGATTCGCATGGGGTGGAATAGAGGCCCATATCGATTCGCACAAAGGTTTAATCACTGACTGCAAGATTTTTTCTGACTCCCTTCATCCTGAGATGATTGAATATATTACTAGAGATTTAATAGGAAAGAAGTATTCTCCAGAAGGGATTGAAGAGGCATTTTCTCAGACAAAGAAAGAGCTTCCAATGATTGCGACAGAGCTCGATGAATTTTCTTGTTGGCTAGCAAAAGAAGTGCACTAA
- a CDS encoding alpha/beta fold hydrolase: MVRALLTLLIFTLASCANSVEIREKWTKKEDGSRFVEIEGTSVHYRDFGEGQAIVLLHGICDSLHSWRHFKKPILEAGYRYIALDVPGFGLTHGKEIPYDQENYTLFLNKLFKKLNIESPIIIGNSLGGYIAWNYAINYPRETKKIVLLSPAGYPLSPPLVVRISENGFLQWIAKNLSTRMSSDFIARGVFYDRDKMEEEDLERFYELFNLEGNFEKYMRVFKSIMKLQNAVPDLTRLETPTLLIWGENDNWIPFKQTNHWKRDVDHLEFFPLKETGHTPQLERPKKTIQIILNSLKKE; the protein is encoded by the coding sequence ATGGTAAGAGCTCTTCTCACCCTTCTCATCTTCACACTCGCTTCCTGTGCTAACTCGGTAGAGATCAGAGAGAAGTGGACTAAGAAAGAAGATGGAAGTCGATTTGTTGAAATAGAGGGAACGTCTGTTCACTACCGCGATTTTGGAGAGGGACAAGCAATAGTTCTGCTACACGGTATTTGCGATAGTCTTCACTCGTGGAGACACTTTAAAAAGCCTATACTAGAAGCTGGCTATAGATATATTGCTCTAGATGTTCCAGGCTTTGGCCTTACTCACGGGAAGGAAATCCCCTACGATCAAGAGAATTATACTCTCTTCTTAAACAAACTCTTTAAGAAATTAAATATTGAATCTCCCATTATTATTGGAAATAGTCTTGGTGGATATATCGCCTGGAATTATGCCATTAATTATCCAAGAGAAACAAAGAAGATCGTCTTACTCTCTCCGGCAGGCTATCCCCTTTCACCTCCACTAGTGGTCAGAATTTCAGAGAATGGCTTCCTTCAATGGATAGCAAAGAATCTCTCCACAAGAATGAGTTCTGACTTTATTGCTAGAGGTGTGTTCTACGATAGAGATAAAATGGAAGAAGAAGATCTTGAGAGATTCTACGAGTTATTTAATCTAGAAGGTAATTTTGAGAAATATATGCGAGTCTTTAAGAGCATAATGAAGCTACAAAATGCTGTGCCAGATCTAACCAGATTAGAAACACCTACCCTCTTAATTTGGGGAGAGAATGATAACTGGATCCCTTTTAAGCAGACAAATCATTGGAAAAGAGATGTGGATCATTTAGAGTTTTTTCCTCTAAAAGAAACAGGGCATACTCCTCAATTAGAGAGACCAAAGAAGACCATTCAAATCATTTTAAATTCACTTAAAAAAGAATAG
- a CDS encoding ABC transporter ATP-binding protein gives MNNSQSSSLNIWKSYLLNNKSVYFVGTLMVLLTNICQVLTTRIIGWIIDFFSGVSYPHFFSKASKIETFYFFFICMFACRVLITLGRMGWRVTLARQTHMASAMLRKRIWENARFFNKKDLVTDFSKGNLMNASNSDVNSSRFIFGFTLVGLVDVIFLGILTLVTMGMINLKMTLISVLSLSILPYFVKKLSSKEVQRYKDSQKALGDFNDLSTQVISTIRLQRLTQTGNYWEGKLIESATKFKNSRLLALFTSLNYIPMMGGASIISYGVLFVVGVGLVIDQQMTIGDFVSMQGLIFLLQDPLMEMGFIISDWKRGTTSLDRLNKIYKNKKEEFLFKKGDRISDSQYVLSAKNLSFRYYDSDKKTPLIENFNLNLLPGERLGITGDIGTGKSTLLKILSGLERNYEGRLFFQGKDYNNYEHGQLREFMSFVQQKPFLFADTIKKNIEMDRELSDDDVWYYLELAGLDKDVLDFPDKLNTPLGEWGINLSGGQRQRLTLARALSRRPKLLFLDDCLSAVDTVTEDLILNNLDRELSDTTLIWVAHRSSTLKYCNKVLNLSDKAEVIHE, from the coding sequence ATGAATAATTCTCAATCTTCTTCATTAAATATATGGAAGTCCTATCTTTTAAATAATAAATCAGTGTACTTTGTAGGTACGCTGATGGTTTTACTTACTAATATTTGCCAGGTTCTTACCACAAGAATTATTGGTTGGATCATCGACTTCTTTAGTGGTGTAAGTTACCCACACTTCTTTAGCAAGGCCTCTAAAATAGAGACATTCTACTTCTTCTTTATTTGTATGTTTGCATGTCGTGTTCTTATTACTCTTGGACGTATGGGCTGGAGAGTTACGCTTGCGCGACAAACTCATATGGCCAGTGCCATGCTCAGAAAGAGAATTTGGGAAAATGCTCGCTTCTTTAATAAGAAAGACTTAGTAACAGATTTTTCTAAAGGTAATTTGATGAATGCGTCTAATAGTGATGTGAATTCTTCTCGCTTTATCTTTGGTTTCACTCTTGTGGGATTAGTTGATGTTATTTTTCTAGGGATACTTACTCTGGTTACAATGGGAATGATTAACCTTAAGATGACACTTATTTCAGTTCTCTCTCTTTCGATTCTTCCATACTTTGTGAAAAAACTCTCTAGTAAGGAAGTCCAACGCTATAAAGATTCACAGAAGGCCCTTGGGGATTTTAATGATCTCTCTACTCAAGTCATTAGTACGATACGTCTTCAGCGCCTGACTCAGACTGGAAATTATTGGGAAGGTAAATTAATTGAGAGTGCGACAAAGTTTAAAAACTCAAGACTTCTCGCACTCTTCACTTCGCTGAATTATATTCCAATGATGGGTGGAGCCTCGATTATTAGTTACGGAGTTCTCTTTGTTGTTGGAGTAGGACTTGTAATTGATCAGCAGATGACAATCGGAGACTTTGTCTCTATGCAAGGACTTATTTTTCTCTTGCAAGACCCTTTAATGGAGATGGGTTTCATTATCTCTGACTGGAAGAGAGGGACAACTAGTCTTGATCGTCTTAATAAGATTTACAAGAATAAGAAAGAAGAATTTCTCTTTAAAAAAGGCGATAGAATTTCTGATTCACAGTACGTTCTAAGCGCTAAAAACTTGAGCTTTCGCTATTATGATTCTGATAAGAAGACCCCTCTTATTGAGAACTTCAATTTGAATCTTCTTCCTGGGGAACGTCTAGGTATAACTGGAGATATTGGTACAGGTAAGAGTACTCTTTTAAAAATCCTTAGTGGTCTAGAGAGAAATTATGAGGGAAGGCTATTTTTTCAAGGCAAGGATTATAATAATTATGAACATGGTCAGCTAAGAGAGTTTATGAGCTTTGTTCAACAAAAACCTTTTCTCTTTGCCGACACTATTAAGAAGAATATCGAAATGGATAGGGAACTTAGTGATGATGATGTCTGGTACTATCTTGAATTAGCTGGCCTAGATAAAGATGTTCTAGATTTTCCTGATAAATTAAATACTCCTTTAGGAGAGTGGGGAATAAATCTCTCTGGTGGTCAACGTCAGAGATTAACTCTGGCAAGAGCTCTGTCTCGTAGACCAAAGCTTCTCTTCTTAGATGATTGTCTCAGTGCTGTAGATACTGTGACAGAGGATCTAATATTAAATAATTTAGACCGCGAGCTTAGCGATACGACTCTTATTTGGGTTGCCCATAGGAGTTCAACTCTGAAGTATTGTAATAAAGTTCTCAATCTCTCTGATAAAGCGGAGGTTATTCATGAGTAA